A section of the Hyalangium minutum genome encodes:
- a CDS encoding NADH-quinone oxidoreductase subunit J — MSIEHILFGAFAVLTLLSAALVIFAKSPISSAMALVSTFFFLAGVYVLLWAHTVAALQVLVYAGAIMVLFLFVIMLLNLGDEAPSARMTFSRILGGGSAVGLLAVLSLALARVPKDVASLGGNEQSFGTLKTIGQAIFTTWLLPFEAVSLLLLVAMVGAVVVAKSRI, encoded by the coding sequence TTGAGCATCGAGCACATCCTCTTCGGAGCGTTCGCGGTCCTGACGCTGCTGTCGGCGGCGCTGGTCATCTTCGCCAAGAGCCCCATCAGCTCGGCGATGGCGCTGGTCTCCACCTTCTTCTTCCTGGCGGGCGTCTACGTGCTGCTGTGGGCGCACACCGTGGCGGCCCTGCAGGTGCTCGTGTACGCGGGCGCCATCATGGTGCTGTTCCTGTTCGTCATCATGCTGCTGAACCTGGGAGATGAAGCGCCCAGCGCGCGGATGACGTTCTCGCGCATCCTGGGCGGCGGCTCGGCGGTGGGCCTGCTGGCGGTGCTGTCCCTGGCGCTGGCCCGGGTGCCCAAGGACGTGGCCTCACTGGGCGGCAACGAGCAGAGCTTCGGCACGCTGAAGACGATTGGCCAGGCCATCTTCACGACGTGGCTGCTGCCCTTCGAGGCGGTGAGCTTGCTGCTCCTGGTGGCGATGGTGGGCGCGGTGGTCGTCGCCAAGTCGAGGATCTAA
- the nuoF gene encoding NADH-quinone oxidoreductase subunit NuoF, whose translation MATTAFEPIISGAWGQPKSWTLDHYRKRGGYEALKKALDMAPAAIIDEVKKSNLRGRGGAGFPTGLKWSFVPKDSPKPKYLAVNADESEPGTFKDRYILELDPHMMLEGIAIASYALGVHTCYIYIRGEFKFPAQRTQEAINEAYKAGIFGKTVLGKDFHLDCYVVRGAGAYICGEETALLESLEGKKGWPRLKPPFPAVVGLFGSPTVVNNVETLASVPHVFSRGSDWYAKLGTDKSGGTRLVCLSGTVNRPGVYEVDMGTTITQLIFDDKYGRGMPAGRKVKAVIPGGSSAPVLGADELDVALEFEALKVKQTMAGSGGVIVMDDSSCMVRCLWRVARFYAEESCGQCTPCREGTPWQTRLLRKIEEGRGEPSDLELLSNVASSIAPYPPIGLGNTICALGDAAALPTHSFLMRYRAEFEAHIHEKRCPFGDKPWGAFGDWS comes from the coding sequence ATGGCGACAACGGCCTTTGAACCGATCATCTCCGGCGCGTGGGGTCAGCCCAAGTCCTGGACGCTGGACCACTACCGCAAGCGCGGAGGCTACGAGGCGCTGAAGAAGGCGCTGGACATGGCGCCCGCGGCCATCATCGACGAGGTGAAGAAGTCCAACCTGCGCGGGCGCGGCGGCGCGGGCTTCCCCACGGGACTGAAGTGGAGCTTCGTCCCCAAGGACAGCCCCAAGCCCAAGTACCTCGCGGTGAACGCGGACGAGTCCGAGCCGGGCACCTTCAAGGACCGGTACATCCTCGAGCTGGATCCGCACATGATGCTCGAGGGCATCGCCATCGCGTCGTACGCGCTGGGCGTGCACACCTGCTACATCTACATCCGCGGCGAGTTCAAGTTCCCCGCCCAGCGGACGCAGGAAGCCATCAACGAGGCGTACAAGGCCGGCATCTTCGGCAAGACGGTGCTGGGCAAGGACTTCCACCTCGACTGCTACGTGGTGCGCGGCGCGGGCGCCTACATCTGCGGCGAGGAGACGGCGCTGCTGGAGAGCCTCGAGGGCAAGAAGGGGTGGCCCCGGCTGAAGCCTCCGTTCCCCGCGGTGGTGGGTCTGTTCGGCTCCCCCACGGTGGTGAACAACGTGGAGACGCTGGCCAGCGTGCCGCACGTCTTCTCGCGCGGCTCGGATTGGTACGCCAAGCTCGGCACGGACAAGTCCGGCGGCACCCGCCTGGTGTGCCTGTCCGGCACGGTGAACCGCCCCGGTGTCTACGAAGTGGACATGGGTACCACCATCACCCAGCTCATCTTCGACGATAAGTACGGGCGCGGCATGCCCGCCGGGCGCAAGGTGAAGGCGGTCATTCCGGGCGGCTCCTCGGCGCCGGTGCTGGGCGCGGACGAGCTGGACGTGGCGCTGGAGTTCGAGGCGCTCAAGGTGAAGCAGACGATGGCCGGCTCGGGCGGCGTCATCGTGATGGATGACAGCTCGTGCATGGTGCGCTGCCTGTGGCGCGTGGCGCGCTTCTACGCCGAGGAGTCCTGCGGCCAGTGCACCCCGTGCCGCGAGGGCACGCCGTGGCAGACGCGGCTGCTGCGCAAGATTGAAGAGGGCCGCGGCGAGCCGAGTGACTTGGAGCTGCTCAGCAACGTGGCCTCCTCCATCGCGCCCTACCCGCCGATCGGCCTGGGCAACACCATCTGCGCGCTGGGTGACGCGGCAGCGCTGCCCACGCACTCGTTCCTCATGCGGTATCGCGCCGAGTTCGAGGCGCACATCCACGAGAAGCGCTGCCCGTTCGGCGACAAGCCCTGGGGTGCGTTCGGAGACTGGTCTTGA
- the nuoE gene encoding complex I 24 kDa subunit family protein, with the protein MAEPLFTSEEQKKFDAGIAEILSHYPPDRKSAGMLPALRLLQDLKGWLPPEGMRLVAKHLEVTPERAYEVASFYVMYHLKPPGKYVIDVCTNLSCALWGAEKMLAYLEEKLGLTAGEANEKFTLRETECLASCGTAPCLQINEEHHESLTKAKLDDILAKLS; encoded by the coding sequence ATGGCGGAGCCCCTGTTCACCTCTGAAGAGCAGAAGAAATTCGACGCGGGGATCGCGGAAATCCTCTCCCATTACCCTCCGGATCGTAAGAGTGCAGGCATGCTGCCCGCCCTGCGGCTGCTGCAGGATCTGAAGGGCTGGCTGCCCCCCGAGGGCATGCGGTTGGTGGCCAAGCACCTGGAAGTCACGCCGGAGCGCGCCTATGAGGTCGCCAGCTTCTACGTGATGTACCACCTGAAGCCGCCCGGGAAGTACGTCATCGACGTGTGCACCAACCTCTCCTGCGCGCTCTGGGGCGCGGAGAAGATGCTCGCCTACCTGGAAGAGAAGCTCGGGCTGACGGCGGGCGAGGCCAACGAGAAGTTCACCCTGCGGGAGACGGAGTGCCTGGCCTCGTGCGGCACCGCACCCTGCCTGCAGATCAATGAAGAGCATCACGAGAGCCTCACGAAGGCGAAGCTCGACGACATCCTGGCGAAGCTCAGCTGA
- a CDS encoding response regulator, giving the protein MGDNLSAAGPHSGGTLPTGIDPEGYRVLIVEDNPHIIEMYAYVLKKLASGELAGKVPLEVHFAPDGHHALALLHEQRFSLVMTDLYMPVMDGFALVERIREEENLRNIPIIAISAGGKEAQDRAMQLGVDIFLRKPVRFVEVLETVKQLLHIGK; this is encoded by the coding sequence TTGGGTGACAACTTGAGTGCGGCGGGACCTCACAGCGGCGGAACGCTTCCCACGGGCATCGATCCCGAGGGCTACCGTGTGCTCATCGTCGAGGACAACCCGCACATCATCGAGATGTACGCCTACGTCCTGAAGAAGCTGGCGAGCGGGGAGCTGGCGGGCAAAGTGCCTCTAGAGGTGCACTTCGCCCCGGACGGGCACCACGCCTTGGCTCTGCTGCACGAGCAGCGCTTCAGCCTGGTGATGACGGACCTCTATATGCCCGTCATGGACGGCTTCGCCCTGGTGGAGCGCATCCGCGAGGAAGAGAATCTGCGCAACATCCCCATCATCGCCATCTCCGCCGGCGGCAAGGAGGCCCAGGACCGGGCCATGCAGCTGGGGGTGGACATCTTCCTGCGCAAGCCGGTGCGCTTCGTGGAAGTCCTGGAGACGGTGAAGCAACTCTTGCATATCGGGAAGTAG
- a CDS encoding serine/threonine-protein kinase translates to MLKPAVNRDTVSGEALFILRNLRENGRLGRSNKLADVKAALEPSVSLEFDSYFFFLRKFHYIAMDREAQLKLTDQGERVVDGDALEKFSTEVGEFFADQILGEEEATQAGDDLSTYLPPPPPEPEEAELSRASAPPPIPLPPARASRTALPTVEPIIPPMPAVAPVSAPITASIPTTAPIPSITSPLSPSMPPPAASPAAPAAPKGIELDMRYQKFDPIGSGPLGTVFKGRFNSLGLDISIKELKDIFGYFSFLQRGEVLKRLKKELCAQAQVRHAGIAQIIDQNVDSARPYFVVELLRGSLKEKLEAGGGKGVPVQHALRWFLQLAYGLRASHNAGLTHHNLKPENILFDGYGNAKLADFGLGRVIEVDATKGMPQVFMGTGGMVYMAPELIHRSKDAGPAADVYGLGILLYEMLTGQIPGRRSPLPSEVNTDAPSGLDSIFDRMTQDKQAQRYPDIDAMLEDVYKAFPDKEYLEKGDLVLSSESLEG, encoded by the coding sequence ATGCTCAAGCCCGCCGTCAACCGCGATACCGTGAGTGGCGAGGCCCTGTTCATCCTCCGCAACCTGAGGGAGAACGGGCGCCTGGGACGTTCGAACAAGCTGGCCGATGTGAAGGCCGCGCTCGAGCCGTCCGTGTCCCTCGAGTTCGACAGCTACTTCTTCTTCCTCCGCAAGTTCCACTACATCGCGATGGATCGCGAGGCCCAGCTCAAGCTCACCGACCAGGGTGAGCGGGTGGTGGACGGCGACGCGCTGGAGAAGTTCTCCACGGAGGTGGGCGAGTTCTTCGCCGATCAGATCCTCGGCGAGGAGGAGGCCACCCAGGCCGGCGACGACCTGAGCACGTACTTGCCGCCCCCGCCTCCGGAGCCCGAGGAGGCCGAGCTGAGCCGGGCCTCGGCGCCGCCGCCCATTCCGCTGCCTCCGGCGCGGGCCTCACGCACGGCGCTGCCCACGGTGGAGCCCATCATCCCGCCCATGCCCGCCGTGGCTCCTGTGAGCGCGCCCATCACGGCGTCCATCCCCACCACTGCTCCGATTCCGTCCATCACCTCGCCGCTGTCCCCCTCCATGCCCCCTCCCGCCGCCTCTCCCGCTGCGCCGGCCGCCCCGAAGGGGATCGAGCTGGACATGCGCTACCAGAAGTTCGACCCCATCGGCTCTGGCCCGCTGGGCACGGTGTTCAAGGGCCGCTTCAACTCGCTGGGGCTGGACATCTCCATCAAGGAGCTGAAGGACATCTTCGGCTACTTCTCCTTCCTGCAGCGCGGTGAGGTGCTCAAGCGCCTGAAGAAGGAGCTGTGCGCCCAGGCCCAGGTGCGCCACGCGGGCATCGCGCAGATCATCGATCAGAACGTGGACTCGGCGCGGCCCTACTTCGTGGTGGAGCTGCTGCGCGGCAGCCTCAAGGAGAAGCTGGAGGCGGGCGGTGGCAAGGGCGTGCCGGTGCAGCACGCGCTGCGCTGGTTCCTGCAGCTGGCCTACGGCCTGCGCGCCTCCCACAACGCGGGGCTCACGCACCACAACCTCAAGCCGGAGAACATCCTCTTCGACGGCTACGGCAACGCGAAGCTGGCGGACTTCGGCCTCGGGCGCGTCATCGAGGTGGATGCCACCAAGGGCATGCCGCAGGTCTTCATGGGCACCGGCGGCATGGTCTACATGGCCCCCGAGCTCATCCACCGCTCCAAGGACGCGGGCCCCGCGGCGGACGTGTACGGCCTGGGCATCCTCCTCTACGAGATGCTCACCGGGCAGATTCCGGGCCGCCGCTCGCCGCTGCCCTCCGAGGTGAACACCGACGCGCCCTCGGGCCTGGACTCCATCTTCGACCGGATGACCCAGGACAAGCAGGCGCAGCGCTACCCGGACATCGATGCGATGCTCGAGGACGTCTACAAGGCGTTCCCTGACAAGGAGTACCTGGAGAAGGGCGACCTTGTCCTCTCCTCTGAGTCGCTGGAGGGCTGA